From a region of the Acuticoccus sediminis genome:
- a CDS encoding DsbA family protein: protein MLRTAIMAAMLAITATGAAAESLTDLQKDEVRALIRDHLIENPEILAEAFEALQVRQQAAETESVKNALIEMGDAIRTADNDPVGGNPDGMITVVEFFDYNCPFCRRVKPEVAEFLKNDDRIRYVFKEFPILSASSAQASRAALAVWNLAPEKYWEVHQALMGHDGNLTEDQIRMAIEDAALDWDAIVARGQADDITEKIRQTLRIAERLNINGTPTFVIGTEIIPGFVEAEQLEAAVTRLDD, encoded by the coding sequence ATGCTCAGAACCGCGATCATGGCGGCAATGCTTGCAATCACGGCAACTGGTGCCGCCGCCGAAAGCCTGACAGACCTCCAGAAGGATGAAGTGCGCGCGCTGATCCGTGATCATCTCATCGAAAACCCAGAAATTCTGGCCGAAGCGTTTGAGGCGCTCCAGGTACGGCAGCAAGCGGCGGAGACGGAATCCGTCAAGAACGCTCTCATCGAGATGGGCGACGCGATCCGCACCGCCGACAACGATCCTGTCGGTGGTAATCCCGACGGAATGATCACAGTCGTCGAGTTTTTCGACTACAATTGTCCATTCTGCCGCCGGGTAAAGCCTGAGGTCGCCGAGTTTTTGAAGAACGACGACCGTATTCGCTATGTCTTCAAGGAATTTCCCATCCTGTCCGCGTCATCCGCGCAGGCATCCCGTGCAGCACTCGCAGTTTGGAATTTGGCCCCGGAAAAGTATTGGGAGGTGCATCAGGCGCTCATGGGGCACGATGGCAACCTCACCGAGGATCAGATCCGCATGGCAATCGAGGACGCTGCACTCGATTGGGACGCGATCGTTGCCCGAGGTCAAGCCGACGATATTACTGAGAAAATCCGTCAGACCCTCCGGATTGCCGAGCGTCTGAACATTAATGGCACGCCAACCTTCGTCATCGGCACTGAGATCATTCCAGGCTTTGTGGAAGCCGAACAGCTTGAGGCTGCGGTAACTCGGCTCGATGACTGA
- a CDS encoding protein-disulfide reductase DsbD family protein encodes MIAATRFILSLSLVLSLTVAAVAATPWQERSNSAARLHVAVNDDGQIVAGLEVRLDDGWKTYWRSAGSTGLPPQIDTEGSVNVASFRVAYPAPERFVAFGIEALGYSHTVTFPVTIERSNADQGARLALRAGLLVCGRVCVPERYEFSTPVPADLALLPRAEDTPIADAMAKVPVPALDADVALALLAATEEGLSVTLKAFGDRAPRLDDALIVAEVEGEDPLIGRLAHRGGGRFAATLAGPTLPSPGTEVRLTVAGKGLALDLSGTVATAVIPTAAPTAEPARGLVAIFLIAFLGGLILNAMPCVLPVLSIKVAALGRATILERRQQRLAFLATAGGIAVFIILLGSVLSALKALGRDVFWGMQFQEPVFVALLFGLFVLMTLNLAGIFEFRPPAGLQNRLGRFGRTGDFADGFVIALVATPCSAPFLGTAIGFGLAGGPGELAVAFAALGAGFAAPYLAIAAIPQTVSVLPKPGQWMAWLQRALALPMLGVVVWLAWILDSQAGADALAAAAVAALAVAVAANRPRRVTVVLGAAVVVASTVYVATDVGSTTPPEHTVEAGEWKTFDRAAIESHVTKGHVVFVDVTADWCITCVYNKAAALDRDAVRIELARPDTVAMRADWTLPDDAIADFVKAQGRYGIPLNVAFGPAAPEGILLPEILTVSTVLDAIATARGDRASGSSNRK; translated from the coding sequence ATGATCGCCGCGACGCGCTTTATCCTATCACTCAGCCTCGTCCTGTCGTTGACGGTTGCGGCCGTCGCAGCGACGCCGTGGCAGGAGCGATCGAACAGCGCGGCCCGCCTGCACGTGGCCGTCAATGACGACGGCCAGATTGTCGCGGGCCTTGAGGTCCGGCTCGATGACGGGTGGAAAACCTACTGGCGTTCAGCGGGATCAACGGGGCTGCCGCCGCAAATCGACACGGAGGGCTCTGTCAACGTCGCCAGCTTCCGCGTCGCATACCCCGCGCCAGAGCGGTTCGTCGCGTTCGGCATCGAGGCTCTAGGTTATTCGCACACCGTGACGTTCCCCGTCACAATCGAGCGGTCCAACGCCGACCAAGGCGCACGCCTCGCGCTCCGGGCAGGTCTCCTCGTCTGCGGTAGGGTGTGCGTGCCGGAACGGTACGAGTTCAGTACTCCGGTTCCGGCCGATCTAGCGCTTCTTCCGCGCGCCGAGGATACACCCATCGCCGACGCGATGGCCAAGGTTCCGGTCCCGGCGCTCGACGCCGATGTCGCTCTGGCCCTTCTCGCGGCGACGGAGGAGGGACTGTCCGTCACGCTTAAGGCGTTCGGCGACCGCGCTCCGCGTCTCGACGATGCGCTGATCGTGGCGGAAGTCGAGGGCGAGGATCCCTTAATCGGCCGTCTGGCGCATAGGGGTGGAGGTCGCTTCGCCGCCACGCTTGCTGGTCCGACGCTGCCGTCTCCGGGCACTGAAGTGCGCCTGACTGTGGCCGGAAAGGGACTCGCGCTGGATCTGTCCGGCACCGTCGCGACCGCCGTCATTCCCACAGCAGCGCCAACGGCCGAGCCCGCGCGAGGACTGGTGGCAATCTTCCTCATCGCATTCCTCGGCGGCCTGATCCTCAACGCGATGCCGTGTGTCCTTCCTGTGCTGTCTATCAAGGTCGCAGCGCTCGGGCGCGCGACAATCCTGGAACGGCGGCAACAGCGGCTCGCCTTCCTTGCGACCGCCGGTGGCATTGCCGTCTTCATCATCCTTCTCGGCTCGGTCCTCAGCGCGTTGAAGGCGCTCGGGCGAGATGTCTTCTGGGGCATGCAGTTCCAAGAGCCTGTCTTCGTGGCACTGCTGTTCGGGCTCTTCGTGCTCATGACGCTAAATCTCGCTGGAATCTTTGAATTCCGTCCGCCGGCTGGGCTACAGAACCGGCTCGGTCGGTTCGGTCGTACGGGAGATTTTGCGGACGGCTTCGTCATAGCGCTCGTCGCAACGCCATGCAGCGCGCCGTTTCTCGGTACTGCGATCGGCTTCGGTCTCGCTGGCGGGCCGGGCGAGCTGGCGGTTGCGTTCGCTGCGCTCGGAGCCGGGTTCGCAGCACCCTACCTCGCCATAGCCGCTATCCCTCAGACGGTGTCGGTCCTGCCTAAGCCCGGGCAGTGGATGGCGTGGCTCCAGCGGGCACTCGCCCTTCCAATGCTCGGCGTTGTCGTCTGGCTGGCCTGGATCCTCGACTCGCAGGCGGGCGCGGACGCGCTTGCCGCCGCTGCAGTCGCCGCGCTCGCGGTCGCCGTGGCAGCTAACCGTCCTCGTCGCGTGACTGTTGTCCTTGGAGCCGCGGTCGTAGTCGCCTCGACCGTTTACGTCGCGACCGACGTCGGATCGACCACCCCCCCAGAGCACACGGTAGAGGCCGGGGAGTGGAAGACATTCGACCGCGCAGCGATTGAGAGCCACGTCACCAAGGGTCATGTGGTTTTCGTGGATGTGACCGCCGACTGGTGCATCACGTGCGTCTACAACAAGGCTGCTGCGCTGGACCGCGATGCAGTGCGTATCGAACTCGCCCGCCCCGACACGGTCGCCATGCGTGCCGACTGGACGCTTCCGGACGACGCGATTGCCGATTTCGTAAAGGCGCAGGGCCGCTACGGCATTCCCCTCAATGTGGCTTTCGGTCCAGCCGCGCCCGAAGGCATCCTTCTACCGGAAATTCTGACCGTTAGCACCGTGCTCGATGCCATTGCCACCGCGCGAGGCGACCGCGCTTCTGGCTCATCAAATAGGAAATAG
- a CDS encoding DUF6692 family protein codes for MSYFRFGAMIATSTVVMFVLMYLNTYAWEHVFYSETRTYMAFLMGATMAAIMLAFMLGMYTNTKANIAIFVGAVVVFALSLWLVRSQATVSGVSYMRAMIPHHSIAIMTSERAQITDPRVRKLADEIIEAQRREIAEMRYLIADISGAGGVERPETMDEPLPEVVPAEEAVESPVVAAMDPAPLQDADVEKVLGAGAACRFHRSAEADPILVAVPGQGGARGVMKLNGKLVELASETGGLDGFANGTMLSAGPIHMRVMPVAGAETETEGDMASRKADLVFQLDQGLTVGYRGLLNCEV; via the coding sequence ATGTCCTATTTCCGATTCGGCGCGATGATCGCGACCTCGACCGTCGTCATGTTCGTGCTGATGTACCTCAATACATACGCTTGGGAGCACGTCTTCTACTCCGAGACGCGAACCTACATGGCGTTCCTGATGGGTGCGACGATGGCGGCCATCATGCTCGCCTTCATGTTGGGCATGTACACGAACACGAAGGCCAACATCGCGATCTTCGTGGGCGCGGTGGTGGTGTTCGCACTCTCGCTCTGGCTGGTGCGCAGCCAGGCGACCGTGAGCGGCGTCAGCTATATGCGGGCGATGATCCCGCACCATTCGATCGCGATCATGACCAGCGAGCGGGCGCAGATCACCGACCCGCGGGTGCGCAAGCTCGCCGACGAGATCATCGAGGCGCAGCGCCGGGAGATCGCGGAGATGCGCTACCTGATCGCCGACATCAGCGGCGCAGGCGGCGTGGAGCGGCCCGAGACGATGGACGAGCCGCTGCCGGAGGTCGTGCCGGCGGAGGAGGCCGTCGAATCGCCCGTCGTCGCGGCGATGGACCCGGCGCCGCTGCAGGATGCAGACGTGGAGAAGGTTCTCGGCGCCGGTGCGGCTTGCCGATTCCACCGCTCGGCGGAGGCCGACCCGATCCTGGTCGCCGTCCCGGGCCAAGGTGGCGCGCGCGGGGTGATGAAGCTCAACGGGAAGCTTGTGGAGCTGGCTTCGGAGACCGGCGGGCTCGACGGGTTCGCGAACGGGACGATGCTGTCGGCGGGTCCGATCCACATGCGCGTCATGCCGGTCGCGGGTGCCGAGACCGAAACCGAGGGCGACATGGCGAGCCGCAAGGCAGACCTCGTCTTCCAGCTCGATCAGGGGCTGACCGTCGGCTACCGTGGCCTCCTGAACTGCGAGGTGTGA
- a CDS encoding NADH-quinone oxidoreductase subunit A produces the protein MTTLLAVLGLTGLSLALVLGSRKALGGHDSPWPQRAPFLGGGSPATHAWQRYHVRFYTMTLVFIAFEMEMMFMYPWAVVFVEEGLKALAEMGMFLAILSIGILYGWREGVFRWQ, from the coding sequence ATGACGACGCTTCTCGCCGTCCTCGGACTGACGGGCCTGTCCCTGGCGCTGGTGCTCGGCTCGCGGAAGGCGCTGGGCGGACACGATTCGCCCTGGCCGCAGCGGGCGCCTTTCCTCGGTGGCGGGTCGCCCGCGACACATGCCTGGCAGCGCTACCACGTGCGCTTCTACACGATGACCCTAGTCTTCATCGCCTTCGAGATGGAGATGATGTTCATGTACCCATGGGCGGTCGTCTTTGTCGAGGAAGGGCTGAAGGCGCTCGCCGAAATGGGGATGTTCCTCGCGATCCTCTCGATCGGCATCCTCTACGGCTGGCGCGAGGGGGTGTTCCGGTGGCAGTGA
- a CDS encoding c-type cytochrome, protein MSGIIGGVGLVAIVAVTGFVIVYTGAYNVAASDEHADFIRWAFSTTMHSSVERRADGIAAPESFSDDMIAAGASRYKAMCAHCHAGPGVERADWAEGMRPQPPHLIEAAAEWEAREIYWIVANGIKMSGMPAFAASHDPEELWSLVAFVDRLPGMTAEDYAGYPDPDESSQTR, encoded by the coding sequence GTGAGCGGGATCATCGGCGGGGTCGGGCTCGTCGCCATCGTTGCGGTTACGGGGTTCGTCATCGTTTACACCGGCGCCTATAACGTCGCGGCCAGCGACGAGCACGCCGACTTCATTCGCTGGGCCTTTTCGACAACCATGCACAGCTCAGTCGAGCGCCGCGCCGACGGTATCGCAGCGCCGGAATCCTTTTCCGATGACATGATCGCTGCCGGGGCGAGCCGGTACAAGGCGATGTGCGCCCATTGCCACGCCGGGCCTGGCGTCGAGCGCGCCGACTGGGCAGAAGGGATGCGACCGCAGCCACCGCACCTCATAGAGGCGGCCGCCGAGTGGGAAGCGCGGGAGATCTACTGGATCGTCGCGAACGGCATCAAGATGAGCGGCATGCCGGCGTTTGCCGCCAGCCACGATCCCGAGGAACTTTGGTCCCTCGTCGCCTTCGTCGACCGTCTGCCGGGTATGACGGCCGAAGACTATGCCGGTTACCCAGACCCGGACGAAAGCAGCCAGACCCGATAA